TTGCGCACCGTATCCACGTGCGAGCCGGTCATGATCGTCTCATTTGGATACTTCGTTCCTTGCAGGCCTCCGAACAGGTTCCCCACTTCATCGAAGTGAACGTCGAAGCCTTCCGTATTCATCCAATGTTCCAGAGCTTTCTGGGCTTCTAACCACTCTTTGGTATAGAGCAGCCGGGTTACTCCCCCTTCAGGGTCATTACCGAAATATCCGAGCCATTCCAGCAGCTGCATGATATCTTTGCTTAATTCTGTCATGCCCATCGTTCCTTTCTAGTTGATGAAAAGTGCTTACTGAGCTTAAATCAGTGAAGATTAGTTCTTACATGAAAATTGTAAACGCTTCCTAAAATGAGATCATTAACAGAAGTGGATAAAAGTCCGACGGACGTTTTATCCACTTTGGGTAAAAAACAGGCATGCGCCTATATTGTTTTTTAGTTGAAACCTTCTTTTTTTAACAAATTTAGAATCTTCAGGCCAACTCTGGTTTCCAGCATTTCTTCGGGATCTTCGAAATCCATGTCAGTGATTTCCTTGATTCGTTCCAGCCTGTACATGACGGTCTTGTAATGGACGAACAGATCCTGGGCGGCTTTGGCCGCGTTTTGATTATGCTGCAGGAACACTTCGAGCGTATGAAGCAGGTCGTTCTTGATCGCATTTTTGCTCTCCATTAATTTGCCTAGTGGCGCGGGAATGAAGGAGGTGAGTAACGACGGGTCCGGGAATTGGCAGAGTAGCCGGAACAGGCCAAGCTCAGAGAAGGCAGTAACCGCTTCGTCGCCGAAGAGCATGGCCCCAAGTTCCAGGGCCTCCTGAGCCTCCTGATAGCTCCCCGAGATATCCATCGCCGTCTCCGCCACACTACCAATGCCGACCTGAACGATAATATCTGTCGTCTTCATGTGGACGGTTTCTTGAATCTTGTGTGCCTTTTTCTTGGTCGACATTAGCCAGTCCTTGCTCTTGGACTTCAGTGATTCCACCGGTAGAAGCAGGATAATCATATCGCTGCGACTGCGCATGATGCCGTCAAAGAAGGTGAAGCGAATCGCATCATGCAAATAAGTGAAGGCTTTGCTCTTCAGCATGCGTGACTTTTTGGGCTTTTCCATCTCTTTATCGCCTAGCGAGGAGAACTCTTCTTTTACATGAAATAACAGGACCGCATAAGAACGCTCCAGATCCCAACCAATCAGGTTAGCTCGATGATAGACTGTCTCCAACATTTGAGCTTTGCCGGCAAGCAGATCGTCGATGATATCGTTCTTGAATTCTCGCTCTACTTCCGCAACGGCGAACTGCTTAACCAATTCGAGGGACAAGGCTGTAGCTGCATTTTCTATCGCGATAAAATCGAGCTCTTCCAACGGCTTCAAGGCTTCAGTAACAACCAGATGCACCTTGATGCGATTCACGGTTCGGATCGGAACGACGACCTGATCGACCGTCTTGACTGCCGGCTCTAATATTTGCGTCTTTCTCCAGAAATAAGGGAATTTAGTCTCGAAGATCTTCTCTCTCTCGGTATCGGCCTCTTCGTTCTCTATAGGAACCGCGGAGAGAGAATCGGAGATCATGCAGGCGAAATTACGATCATAGAGAGCAACGGGATTGCCGATCAACGATTGCAGTGTCGCAATGATAGGCTCCAGCCCTGCATCGGTTAAGGATAGGGTCGTGAAGCGATCATGCACATCCTTGAAATATTTAAGCTTCATGACCTGGGTATTGAATAGTTCTTCCATTACCGGATAGAGGACATCGACATAAGGAATGCTCTCAGGAATTTGAATAATGGGCAGGGCGGTCTTTTCACCCGTCTTTACGATGACATCGGGAATATTTTTGACAAAGCGGTGATTCTTGATCATTAGAGCACTGACTCCCTTGTCAGCCAAGCGCTGTATGAATACACGCTGCTCTTCCTCTGTATAATTGAGAATCGGATAGAGGCTGGTCAGCAGCATTTCTCCACCCTTCAACCAGTCGGCAATGTCGGGGGCCTCCATAATCGTGATGCCTCGGATTACATTGGACAGACCGGCTTTGCCTCCAAGGACCTGGGCATTATGCAATCCTTTCATTCTCAATATATGCTCGACTCTAAATTCCATATTCACGTCTCCTTCTGAAGCGAATTATGTAAAATTAGTTATCTTGAATTTAAAGCATTAAATAATCCCCATCTTAGTGGAAAGACGGGGATCTAATCTGGGGATCATATAGCTTAAGTTGTGATGTTCGTATCGGGGTGTGCATCGTTAGGATGACTCTAACTCATCATTCTAACTCCCTAATTTTCGACACATATGCTTTGATATCCTGCCCCGATAGACAGGCTGTTGAACAGGACTAATAAAGCCAGTAATATAAAAGATACGAATCCGGAGGTTTTTCGGTTGGTTAACCATAATATTATGGTATTCCTAGCAGGAAGGGGAAAAAGAGTGAAAACGGTTTGCTACAAAGCAGTTGGAGATGTGCATTTATTAGGAGACTTCTATAGTACCGGCCAAGCAAATTCACCTGTTGTCGTCTATATTCACGGAGGCGGCTTCATCTTTGGATCAAGGGGAGAGATTCCAAGGGATCAGATAGAGGGGTATAATACGGCCGGATTTCACGTATTCTCCATGGACTATCGGCTAGCGCCCGAGACGAGGCTCACGGCTATTGCTGAGGATATTCTTGATGCCATTCACTGGCTGCAGAGCGATGCTTCTGCAGAGCTTGGAATTGAGCCATCCTCCATCGGTGTAGTGGGCCATTCGGCAGGCGGATACCTGGCGCTTCTGGCTGGAGCAAGGGAACCGAAGCTGAGGGCTGTTGTTTCCTTCTATGGCTATGGGGATATCCGGGCAGCCTGGGCCACTGGGGCAAGCTCGCATTATCTGCAGAAGCCAATTGTTCCCCGTAAGCTGGCTGATCAATTGATCGCAGGGGAAGTACTTACGGAAGCTTCTGTTCAGCAAAGATTCGGTCTTTATTTATATTGCCGTCAACAAGGTACCTGGGTTCAAGAGGTTACAGGGTTGGACCCTGAATGGGATCAATCCGAACTGCAGGCACTCTGTCCGGTGGAAGCTGTAACTGCGCAATATCCGCCAACGCTGCTATTGCATGGGGAACAGGACAATGATGTGCCTTATACGCAATCGGTTCAGATGGCAGAGCGTTTGGAACAGGTGGGAGTCGCCCATACTCTGATTACATTGCCTGGTGAGGATCATTTATTTGATTTGCAGAAGGACAAGGAGAGTGTCCGGCATGTATTTGCTCAGGAACTAGACTTCCTACGAGACCACCTACTGTGAAGCTTTTTATGAGGTTATTGTGGAGGCGAAGAAGCAAGGACTTGCATTTTTGGACCGATCCAACAAATTAAAGCTACAACTTAAGAGTCTTGAAGTGTGGCTGAAATTGTATTCTAAAAAAACAGGAGGAAAACTTCAAAAAGGTTTTCCACCTGTTTTAATTAAACATTTTATGACCAACATCCGATAACAGGGAAGTCCCTAGTTGCTCACGATCACCTCGATCGGCTCTGATGAGACGGTAACACCATCAAGCGTAATTGTAGCTGTAATATGGGTTGTTCCAGCTTGTTTGGCCGTGATCACTCCTTTGTTGTCTATATCGGCAACAGAGGCTTCGCTGCTTGAATAAACTATAATTGCTCCATCCAAATCAAGAGTGGTTCGATTCTGCTCAAGCAAGCCTTTAACGGTTAGTGAAGTCTGATCGCCTACTTTCATCTCAGAAGATGCCAGGGAGACCTCAACTCCTATAAGTTTGAGTAAAAGATCTGGAATTGAGTATTTATATAGATTTGGTGTCTCCGGATTAGTGAACATATAGAAGCTTCCGAAATCATCCTGAGCAAGCTTGCGAACACCAGTGGCCAGTATGGTGACTTCCTTCGTGGCTGCATCAATCTTGAAGAAGTTGCCATCGACAGTGGCATACATATTGCCATCGGTTCCTGTCTCCATCGACCCGTCAATCCACCGTCCTGCTGCACTTGGGAAAAAGTTATTGTTATATATCACTTGACGGGAATTAGTATCGAAGATGAACAAAGCCCCGTTTGAAAGTCCCCAAATATTCCCGTCCGGTCCAATATGAAGAGATGTAATCGCTTGTTTGCCGCTAACTGGAACGGTCTCGAATATTTTCTTCTTATTGTTTACATCCCAAATAAACAGCTTAGCTTCAGTTGTCGTCGGCGTGCTTCCTTGCCCTCCGTAAATAGATGTTCCTCCATAGAGCAGCCCGTCCTTATAAGCCAGGGAGAGAATACTTTGATTCGGTAGTAGATTGACATAAGTCTCTGGCGTTCCGCCGGTTTCGATGTCATATATGGTCAATGAACCGCCTAGCATTCCATTCTTCGGTACGGTGCCAACAAATAGTTTGTTCAGATCCTCTGCACCAGCAAGCCCAAATGGCCTATCTTGATTGATGTCACCAAGTCCGAACAATTTAATCGGGTTAAGTGCGTTGGAGTTCGTACGATTCCATGGCTTTGACAGATCATATTCATAAATTGAAGCGCCAGGATATAGGCCAAGATATAGTTTGTTATGAATGGTTGTCATTCCTTCTCCTTGGCCAATTCCATCGTAATAGATACTCTCGCCGGAGGAAGGAGTATAAACACCAAGGTTGCCTTGGAGATAGCCCGCCGTATAGATCTTGCCATCCGGTCCTTTTATAATTTCATGGATATTAACCGGCTCTGCAGGGACTTGAACATCTGTAGTCTTTATTGCACCTGTCTCTAAATTGTACTTGAACATCTTTCCAGAGTTGCCTGATAACCCAACTAGGCTATAGCCAGGGAAGCCGGGTTCTCCCAGTTGAACATATCCATAAGCAATTGCTGCGCCTTCGATAGATGCACCAGTTGTACGATAACTATTCGTGTCTAAATCATATTCGTACAACTCACCACCGACAGCAGCGTAATAGACTTTATTAGCGATTGGTGACACGGGCGATACGCCGCGAGAAAAGTTGATGAAGGTTGTCGATTTCTCACCTGTATCCGCATTCGTAACTTC
The window above is part of the Paenibacillus lutimineralis genome. Proteins encoded here:
- a CDS encoding PucR family transcriptional regulator, with product MEFRVEHILRMKGLHNAQVLGGKAGLSNVIRGITIMEAPDIADWLKGGEMLLTSLYPILNYTEEEQRVFIQRLADKGVSALMIKNHRFVKNIPDVIVKTGEKTALPIIQIPESIPYVDVLYPVMEELFNTQVMKLKYFKDVHDRFTTLSLTDAGLEPIIATLQSLIGNPVALYDRNFACMISDSLSAVPIENEEADTEREKIFETKFPYFWRKTQILEPAVKTVDQVVVPIRTVNRIKVHLVVTEALKPLEELDFIAIENAATALSLELVKQFAVAEVEREFKNDIIDDLLAGKAQMLETVYHRANLIGWDLERSYAVLLFHVKEEFSSLGDKEMEKPKKSRMLKSKAFTYLHDAIRFTFFDGIMRSRSDMIILLLPVESLKSKSKDWLMSTKKKAHKIQETVHMKTTDIIVQVGIGSVAETAMDISGSYQEAQEALELGAMLFGDEAVTAFSELGLFRLLCQFPDPSLLTSFIPAPLGKLMESKNAIKNDLLHTLEVFLQHNQNAAKAAQDLFVHYKTVMYRLERIKEITDMDFEDPEEMLETRVGLKILNLLKKEGFN
- a CDS encoding alpha/beta hydrolase: MKTVCYKAVGDVHLLGDFYSTGQANSPVVVYIHGGGFIFGSRGEIPRDQIEGYNTAGFHVFSMDYRLAPETRLTAIAEDILDAIHWLQSDASAELGIEPSSIGVVGHSAGGYLALLAGAREPKLRAVVSFYGYGDIRAAWATGASSHYLQKPIVPRKLADQLIAGEVLTEASVQQRFGLYLYCRQQGTWVQEVTGLDPEWDQSELQALCPVEAVTAQYPPTLLLHGEQDNDVPYTQSVQMAERLEQVGVAHTLITLPGEDHLFDLQKDKESVRHVFAQELDFLRDHLL